A section of the Stenotrophomonas sp. 364 genome encodes:
- a CDS encoding methyl-accepting chemotaxis protein, with the protein MDFLRNVRVVWRLGMGFGLLLLLVAAVVATGATGSAVQKHAMQQVVEVGVAKVRLLSEMLDANNQMMVVRREMLIRQGQEREADEARIAALVKRYEASWTAYQALPTDAEGKAIGEQIAARRATARPLNKQTSELMGQGDFPGAVALTLGPVQEAANGWNKALANGVAYEEKESREAAAEAIRLGERTLLQLLVLGGIALLVGIAASILIGRSLTGPLARAVGLADRMARGELDQDFRLGGRDELTLLGNAMGSVRQNVQAAITAQLQMAQQHEAGAISYRMDAAVLPGDYGRMLRATNELVGSHVAVQSHMVDVMADYAIGDLSRDLDSYPGEKALLTRTMATVKTSLMAINQQIDTLASAARAGDFSVRGDEAAFQFQFRAMVANLNGMMASSQSSIADLSEVLRAISTGDLTTRMEGHYEGVFAQMRDDANVTAAQLTAIVQQIQGAAGSINDAAQELAAGHNDLSRRTEQQAANLEEAAASMEELTSTVRQNAELASQADQEAHASGVAVRATEQAIAQMATVMSEIDKSSARISEISSVIDGIAFQTNILALNAAVEAARAGENGRGFAVVASEVRTLAQRAGTAAKEIKDLIGEASDKVKTGLSVTVESEAAIARLTQASSRTNQLMSDIAAATKEQAAGIEQVNQVVVQMDQVTQQNAALVEEATAASRALEEQAHALSESVAVFKLEQGSRAVAARRAA; encoded by the coding sequence ATGGATTTTTTGCGTAACGTCAGAGTGGTCTGGCGTCTTGGTATGGGCTTTGGCCTGTTGTTGTTGCTGGTGGCGGCCGTGGTGGCCACCGGTGCCACCGGCAGCGCGGTGCAGAAGCACGCGATGCAGCAGGTGGTCGAGGTTGGCGTCGCCAAGGTGCGACTGCTGTCGGAGATGCTCGATGCGAACAACCAGATGATGGTCGTGCGTCGTGAAATGCTGATCCGCCAGGGTCAGGAGCGCGAGGCCGACGAGGCGCGCATAGCCGCGCTGGTCAAGCGCTATGAGGCCAGCTGGACCGCCTACCAGGCGCTGCCCACCGATGCCGAAGGCAAGGCGATCGGCGAGCAGATCGCGGCCAGGCGCGCCACCGCACGCCCGCTCAACAAGCAGACCAGCGAGCTGATGGGACAGGGCGATTTCCCCGGCGCCGTCGCCCTGACCCTGGGCCCGGTGCAGGAAGCGGCCAATGGCTGGAACAAGGCGCTCGCCAATGGCGTGGCCTATGAAGAGAAGGAAAGCCGCGAGGCCGCTGCCGAAGCGATCCGCCTGGGCGAGCGCACCCTGCTGCAGCTGCTGGTGCTCGGTGGCATCGCGCTGCTGGTCGGCATTGCCGCCTCGATCCTGATCGGGCGCAGCCTGACCGGCCCGCTGGCCCGCGCGGTGGGCCTGGCAGACCGCATGGCCCGTGGCGAGCTGGACCAGGACTTCCGCCTGGGCGGCCGCGACGAGCTCACCCTGCTGGGCAACGCGATGGGCAGCGTGCGCCAGAACGTGCAGGCCGCGATCACCGCGCAGCTGCAGATGGCGCAGCAGCACGAAGCCGGCGCGATCAGCTACCGGATGGACGCGGCCGTGTTGCCGGGCGATTACGGCCGCATGCTGCGCGCTACCAACGAACTGGTCGGCTCGCACGTTGCCGTGCAGTCGCACATGGTCGATGTGATGGCCGACTACGCCATCGGCGACCTCAGTCGTGACCTGGACAGCTACCCGGGCGAGAAGGCGCTGCTGACCCGCACCATGGCCACGGTCAAGACCAGCCTGATGGCGATCAACCAGCAGATCGATACGCTGGCCAGCGCCGCGCGCGCCGGTGACTTCTCGGTACGTGGCGACGAAGCCGCGTTCCAGTTCCAGTTCCGCGCCATGGTGGCCAACCTCAACGGCATGATGGCCAGCTCGCAGTCGAGCATTGCCGATCTGTCGGAGGTGCTGCGCGCCATTTCCACCGGTGACCTCACCACGCGCATGGAAGGCCACTACGAAGGTGTGTTCGCGCAGATGCGCGACGATGCCAACGTCACCGCCGCTCAGCTGACCGCTATCGTGCAGCAGATCCAGGGCGCCGCTGGCAGCATCAACGACGCCGCGCAGGAGCTGGCGGCCGGCCACAACGACCTGTCGCGTCGTACCGAGCAGCAGGCCGCCAACCTGGAAGAGGCCGCCGCCTCGATGGAAGAGCTGACCTCCACCGTGCGCCAGAACGCCGAGCTCGCCAGCCAGGCCGACCAGGAAGCGCACGCGTCCGGCGTTGCCGTGCGCGCTACCGAACAGGCGATCGCACAGATGGCCACGGTGATGAGCGAGATCGACAAATCCTCCGCGCGCATCTCCGAGATTTCCTCGGTGATCGACGGCATCGCCTTCCAGACCAACATCCTGGCGCTGAACGCCGCCGTGGAGGCTGCGCGTGCCGGCGAGAACGGGCGCGGGTTCGCCGTGGTCGCCAGCGAAGTGCGCACGCTCGCACAGCGTGCGGGTACGGCGGCCAAGGAGATCAAGGACCTGATCGGCGAGGCCAGCGACAAGGTCAAGACCGGGTTGAGCGTGACCGTGGAATCCGAAGCCGCCATTGCCCGGTTGACCCAGGCCAGCTCACGCACCAACCAGCTGATGAGCGATATCGCCGCAGCCACCAAGGAACAGGCCGCCGGCATCGAGCAGGTGAACCAGGTGGTGGTGCAGATGGACCAGGTGACCCAGCAGAACGCGGCGCTGGTGGAAGAAGCCACCGCGGCCAGCCGCGCGCTGGAAGAACAGGCGCACGCGCTGAGCGAATCGGTGGCGGTGTTCAAGCTGGAGCAGGGCAGCCGGGCCGTGGCTGCCCGCCGCGCGGCGTAG
- a CDS encoding adenylosuccinate synthase: MGQSVVVLGAQWGDEGKGKIVDLLTEEIGAVVRFQGGHNAGHTLVINGKKTVLHLIPSGILREDALCLIGNGVVISPAALQKEIAELETSGVEVRSRLKISPAAPLIMPYHIALDQARERAAGGKAIGTTGRGIGPAYEDKVARRGIRIADLHYPAQLEELLRTALDYHNFVLTNYLKTDAVDFQKTYDEALAFGEYVEPMKSDVAGILHDLRKQGKRVLFEGAQGALLDIDHGTYPYVTSSNTTVGGALAGAGVGADAIDYVLGIAKAYATRVGGGPFPTELDDEVGQGIRDRGAEYGASTGRPRRCGWMDIVALKRAVAINGISGLCITKLDVLDGMEKLKVCIAYEYRGKRTEYAPLDAQGWEECTPVYLEFPGWTENTHGITNWDDLPPAARAYLRALEELAGCPVSIVSTGPDRDHTMVLQDPFA; this comes from the coding sequence ATGGGTCAGTCTGTCGTAGTGCTTGGTGCCCAGTGGGGCGATGAAGGCAAGGGCAAGATCGTCGATCTGCTCACCGAGGAAATCGGTGCCGTAGTGCGTTTCCAGGGCGGCCACAACGCCGGCCACACCCTTGTCATCAATGGCAAGAAGACCGTGCTGCACCTCATCCCGTCGGGCATCCTGCGCGAAGACGCGCTGTGCCTGATCGGCAACGGCGTGGTGATCTCGCCGGCCGCGCTGCAGAAGGAAATCGCCGAGCTGGAAACCTCCGGCGTGGAAGTGCGTTCGCGCCTGAAGATCTCCCCGGCCGCGCCGCTGATCATGCCGTACCACATCGCCCTGGACCAGGCGCGCGAACGCGCTGCCGGCGGCAAGGCGATCGGCACCACCGGCCGTGGCATCGGCCCGGCGTATGAAGACAAGGTGGCGCGTCGCGGTATCCGCATCGCCGACCTGCATTACCCGGCCCAGCTGGAAGAACTCCTGCGCACCGCGCTGGATTACCACAACTTCGTACTGACCAACTACCTGAAGACCGACGCGGTCGACTTCCAGAAGACCTACGACGAAGCCCTGGCCTTCGGCGAATACGTCGAGCCGATGAAGTCCGACGTCGCCGGCATCCTGCACGACCTGCGCAAGCAGGGTAAGCGCGTGCTGTTCGAAGGCGCCCAGGGCGCGCTGCTGGACATCGACCACGGCACCTACCCGTACGTCACCAGCTCCAACACCACCGTGGGCGGCGCACTGGCCGGTGCCGGCGTCGGCGCCGATGCGATCGACTACGTGCTGGGCATCGCCAAGGCCTACGCGACCCGCGTCGGCGGTGGCCCGTTCCCGACCGAGCTGGACGATGAAGTCGGCCAGGGCATCCGCGACCGCGGTGCCGAGTACGGCGCTTCGACCGGCCGCCCGCGTCGCTGCGGCTGGATGGACATCGTCGCGCTCAAGCGCGCCGTGGCCATCAACGGCATCAGCGGCCTGTGCATCACCAAGCTGGACGTGCTGGACGGCATGGAAAAGCTGAAGGTCTGCATCGCCTACGAATACCGCGGCAAGCGTACCGAGTACGCCCCGCTGGACGCGCAGGGCTGGGAAGAGTGCACCCCGGTGTACCTGGAGTTCCCGGGCTGGACCGAGAACACCCACGGCATCACCAACTGGGACGACCTGCCGCCGGCCGCCCGCGCCTATCTGCGCGCGCTGGAAGAGCTGGCCGGTTGCCCGGTGAGCATCGTCTCCACTGGCCCGGACCGCGACCACACCATGGTCCTGCAGGATCCGTTCGCCTGA
- a CDS encoding DUF2065 family protein — protein MKDLFSALCLVAVLEGLFLFAAPLAWKRMAEQLLMLRSATLRTWGGAILLAGLTTLWWLRHA, from the coding sequence ATGAAAGACCTGTTCTCGGCCCTGTGCCTGGTGGCCGTGCTCGAAGGCCTGTTCCTGTTCGCCGCTCCGCTGGCCTGGAAGCGCATGGCCGAACAGCTGCTGATGCTGCGCAGCGCCACGCTGCGCACCTGGGGCGGGGCGATCCTGCTGGCCGGGCTGACCACCCTGTGGTGGCTCCGCCACGCGTAG
- a CDS encoding protease modulator HflC has protein sequence MKSSLWIGLAVAALLGLLGSVYVVREDQTAMVLNLGKVVRADIKPGLHFKVPLVETVRVFDRRFQVLATAPARYFTAEQKDVSVDFFAIGYISNVRDYYRATGGDASVADARLAPIITDSLRNQINSRSLQQLVSGDRSELIAGQLTGINEAVKGLGMQIIDLRIKQIDLPTDSQVINDVYERMRAQRKQEAAKLRAEGEEQSLTIRAQADRDSTVIVAEAERDAQQLRGAGDAEAARIYGKAGSADPSFYAFYRSLEAYRGSMADGNGVIVLDKNDPFLQYLKSDR, from the coding sequence ATGAAGAGTTCCCTTTGGATCGGGCTGGCCGTGGCCGCCCTGCTGGGCCTGCTGGGCTCGGTGTACGTGGTCCGTGAGGACCAGACCGCGATGGTGCTGAACCTGGGCAAGGTGGTCCGTGCGGACATCAAGCCGGGCCTGCACTTCAAGGTGCCGCTGGTGGAAACGGTGCGGGTGTTCGACCGCCGCTTCCAGGTGCTTGCCACTGCCCCGGCGCGTTACTTCACCGCCGAGCAGAAGGACGTCAGCGTCGACTTCTTCGCCATCGGGTACATCTCCAACGTGCGCGATTACTACCGTGCCACCGGTGGCGATGCCAGCGTGGCCGATGCGCGCCTGGCCCCGATCATCACCGACTCGCTGCGCAACCAGATCAACTCGCGCTCGCTGCAGCAGCTGGTGTCCGGTGACCGCAGCGAACTGATTGCCGGGCAGTTGACCGGCATCAACGAAGCGGTGAAGGGCCTCGGCATGCAGATCATCGACCTGCGCATCAAGCAGATCGACCTGCCCACCGACAGCCAGGTGATCAACGATGTGTACGAGCGCATGCGCGCCCAGCGCAAGCAGGAAGCGGCCAAGCTGCGTGCAGAGGGTGAGGAGCAGTCGCTGACCATCCGCGCCCAGGCCGACCGCGACAGCACGGTGATCGTGGCCGAAGCCGAGCGCGATGCGCAGCAGCTGCGCGGTGCCGGCGATGCCGAAGCCGCGCGCATCTACGGCAAGGCCGGCTCGGCCGACCCGTCGTTCTACGCCTTCTACCGCAGCCTGGAGGCCTATCGTGGGTCGATGGCCGACGGTAACGGCGTGATCGTGCTCGACAAGAACGACCCGTTCCTGCAGTACCTCAAGAGCGATCGCTGA
- the hflK gene encoding FtsH protease activity modulator HflK, with the protein MAWNTPGGNKGGQGPDENRRGPFGPRGGGNGSGWGGFPGPLKDLFDGNILRWVAVAVVLLLLFSSFQLIGEQQRGVVLRFGQFSRILQPGPNFKLPWPIESVTKVNATQIKTFSSQVPVLTRDENIVNVSVNVQYRIDDPRLYLFGTVAADQVLEQSAQSAVREQVGRADLNAVLNNRGPLALVAQERLQAALKAYRTGLAVTGLTLPDARPPEEVKPAFDEVNGAQQVKERLINEAQAYAAKVVPEARGQASRARTTAEGYKQAAVAKAEGDAERFTLLQAQYKDAPEVTRKRLWLETVQQVLGQNRKIIGGDGRQLIYVPMPGDNRGAAAPAAPAVTPEVMLPSLPASTPVDGVRNTERPTTRPTGREGVSR; encoded by the coding sequence ATGGCCTGGAATACACCCGGCGGCAACAAGGGCGGACAAGGTCCCGACGAGAACCGACGAGGGCCGTTTGGACCCCGCGGTGGCGGCAATGGCAGCGGTTGGGGCGGGTTTCCCGGCCCGCTCAAGGATCTCTTCGACGGCAACATCCTGCGTTGGGTGGCGGTCGCGGTGGTTCTGCTGCTGCTGTTCTCCAGCTTCCAGCTGATCGGCGAACAGCAACGCGGCGTGGTGCTGCGCTTCGGCCAGTTCTCGCGGATCCTGCAGCCCGGCCCCAACTTCAAGCTGCCCTGGCCGATCGAATCGGTGACCAAGGTCAATGCCACCCAGATCAAGACGTTCAGCAGCCAGGTACCGGTGCTGACCCGTGACGAGAACATCGTCAACGTCTCGGTCAACGTGCAGTACCGCATCGACGACCCGCGCCTGTACCTGTTCGGGACGGTCGCGGCCGACCAGGTGCTGGAGCAGTCCGCGCAGAGCGCGGTCCGCGAGCAGGTGGGCCGTGCCGACCTCAACGCGGTCCTCAACAACCGTGGCCCGCTGGCACTGGTGGCCCAGGAGCGCCTGCAGGCCGCACTGAAGGCCTATCGCACCGGCTTGGCCGTGACCGGCCTGACCCTGCCCGATGCGCGCCCGCCCGAGGAGGTCAAGCCGGCCTTCGACGAGGTCAACGGCGCCCAGCAGGTCAAGGAACGCCTGATCAACGAAGCCCAGGCCTACGCGGCCAAGGTGGTGCCGGAAGCGCGCGGCCAGGCCTCGCGTGCGCGTACCACTGCCGAAGGTTACAAGCAGGCGGCCGTGGCCAAGGCCGAGGGTGACGCCGAACGCTTCACCCTGCTGCAGGCCCAATACAAGGACGCCCCGGAAGTCACCCGCAAGCGCCTGTGGCTGGAAACCGTGCAGCAGGTGCTCGGCCAGAACCGCAAGATCATCGGTGGCGATGGCCGCCAGCTGATCTACGTGCCGATGCCCGGCGACAACCGCGGCGCTGCCGCACCGGCCGCACCGGCCGTGACCCCGGAAGTGATGCTGCCATCGCTGCCGGCCAGCACGCCGGTGGATGGGGTGCGCAATACCGAACGCCCGACCACCCGCCCCACCGGTCGTGAAGGAGTCAGCCGATGA
- a CDS encoding YhdH/YhfP family quinone oxidoreductase, which translates to MPLPDRFNAFRIHQDEHGHRSGIEAIGLDQLNPGEVVIRAQWSSVNYKDALAGTGKGRILRRFPLVGGIDVAGTVVASTDPAYREGDGVLATGCGLSETRDGGYSQYVRLAASAVIAQPAGLSPREAMVLGTAGFTAALALLRMTDNRLTPAHGPLAVTGATGGVGSLAVDIFSRAGFEVHAVSGKADQADYLHGLGASQVLPREALATGKPMESARFGGGLDNAGGPMLASMLAQTVPYGSVVSAGLAASPALDMTVMPFIIRGVSLLGVSSAAAPRALREQVWEKLAGDWKPRHLATICTREVGLDGLADVFEAMLAGGAVGRTVVRID; encoded by the coding sequence ATGCCCCTCCCCGACCGCTTCAACGCCTTCCGCATCCACCAGGACGAGCACGGCCACCGCAGCGGCATCGAGGCCATCGGCCTGGACCAGCTCAACCCGGGCGAGGTGGTGATCCGCGCGCAGTGGTCGTCGGTGAACTACAAGGATGCCCTGGCCGGCACCGGCAAGGGCCGCATCCTGCGCCGCTTCCCGCTGGTGGGGGGCATCGACGTGGCCGGCACGGTGGTGGCCTCCACCGACCCGGCCTACCGCGAGGGCGATGGGGTGCTGGCCACCGGCTGCGGGCTGAGCGAGACCCGCGACGGCGGCTACAGCCAGTACGTGCGGCTGGCAGCGAGCGCAGTGATCGCCCAGCCGGCCGGGCTGAGCCCGCGCGAGGCGATGGTGCTGGGCACCGCGGGCTTCACCGCCGCGCTGGCGCTGCTGCGCATGACCGACAACCGGCTGACTCCCGCACATGGCCCGCTGGCAGTCACCGGGGCCACCGGCGGGGTCGGCTCGCTGGCGGTGGACATCTTCAGCCGCGCCGGCTTCGAGGTGCATGCCGTCAGCGGCAAGGCCGACCAGGCCGACTACCTTCACGGGCTGGGCGCCAGTCAGGTGTTGCCGCGCGAGGCGCTGGCCACGGGCAAACCGATGGAATCGGCGCGCTTCGGCGGCGGGCTGGACAATGCCGGTGGCCCCATGCTGGCCAGCATGCTGGCGCAGACGGTGCCCTACGGCAGCGTGGTCAGCGCGGGCCTGGCGGCCAGCCCGGCGCTGGACATGACGGTGATGCCCTTCATCATCCGCGGTGTGTCACTCCTGGGGGTGTCTTCGGCGGCTGCGCCACGCGCGCTGCGCGAGCAGGTCTGGGAAAAGCTCGCCGGCGACTGGAAGCCGCGTCACCTGGCGACCATCTGCACGCGCGAAGTGGGCCTGGACGGATTGGCCGACGTGTTCGAGGCGATGCTTGCAGGCGGCGCAGTAGGCCGCACGGTGGTGCGGATCGACTGA
- the pilH gene encoding twitching motility response regulator PilH, producing MARILIVDDSPSQLLGIQRIVEKLGHEILTATDGAAGVEAARAQLPDLVLMDVVMPNLNGFQATRTLARDATTKHIPVILVTTKDQDTDRMWGMRQGAKAYITKPFSEDELSEVLERVFSNQEPPTA from the coding sequence ATGGCACGCATTCTGATCGTCGACGATTCACCGTCGCAGCTGCTGGGGATACAGCGCATCGTCGAAAAGCTCGGGCACGAGATCCTGACCGCCACCGATGGCGCCGCCGGGGTGGAAGCCGCCCGCGCGCAGCTGCCCGATCTGGTGCTGATGGACGTGGTGATGCCCAACCTCAACGGTTTCCAGGCCACCCGCACGCTGGCGCGCGATGCGACCACCAAGCATATTCCGGTGATCCTGGTGACCACCAAGGACCAGGACACCGACCGCATGTGGGGCATGCGCCAGGGCGCCAAGGCCTACATCACCAAGCCGTTCTCCGAGGACGAGCTGTCCGAAGTGCTGGAGCGGGTCTTCAGCAACCAGGAACCGCCGACGGCGTGA
- a CDS encoding DnaJ C-terminal domain-containing protein, with protein MEFKDYYATLGVEPTAGDAEIKTAYRRLARKYHPDVSKEAGAEDKFKAVNEAYEALRDPQKRAAYDQLKAQGYRPGEEFHAPPNYGGGQGFDYEEVFGGGAGGGGFSDFFESLFARQRGGGGGRASGFGGASQGPQPTRDTRAKLSVPLEAAHTGDSLRINVNGKQLDVRVPKGIRPGQVIRLTGQGTGGGNLLLEVEYAEHPQFEVDGRNILYTLQVTPWQAALGTSISVPTLGGSVELKVPAESDAGRKLRLRGRGLPGNPDGDQIVELEIVAPAPTEEAQKKAYKALAKAFGEKV; from the coding sequence ATGGAATTCAAGGATTACTACGCCACGCTCGGGGTGGAACCGACCGCGGGCGATGCCGAGATCAAGACGGCCTACCGCCGGTTGGCGCGCAAGTACCACCCCGACGTGAGCAAAGAGGCCGGGGCGGAAGACAAGTTCAAGGCCGTGAACGAGGCCTACGAGGCCCTGCGCGACCCGCAGAAGCGCGCCGCGTACGACCAGCTCAAGGCCCAGGGCTACCGGCCGGGCGAAGAGTTCCATGCACCGCCGAACTACGGCGGCGGGCAGGGCTTCGATTACGAGGAAGTGTTTGGCGGCGGCGCCGGCGGTGGCGGCTTCAGTGACTTCTTCGAAAGCCTGTTCGCCCGCCAGCGCGGCGGTGGCGGTGGCCGGGCCAGTGGCTTCGGCGGCGCCAGCCAGGGCCCGCAGCCCACCCGCGATACCCGCGCCAAGTTGTCGGTGCCGCTGGAAGCAGCCCACACCGGCGACAGCCTGCGCATCAACGTCAACGGCAAGCAGCTGGACGTGCGCGTGCCCAAGGGCATCCGCCCCGGCCAAGTGATCCGGCTGACCGGGCAGGGCACCGGCGGCGGCAACCTGCTGCTGGAAGTGGAATATGCCGAGCACCCGCAGTTCGAGGTCGACGGCCGCAACATCCTGTACACCCTGCAGGTGACGCCGTGGCAGGCCGCGCTGGGTACCAGCATCAGCGTGCCCACGCTGGGCGGGTCGGTGGAACTGAAGGTGCCGGCCGAATCCGATGCCGGGCGCAAGCTGCGCCTGCGCGGTCGCGGCCTGCCGGGCAATCCCGACGGCGACCAGATCGTGGAGCTGGAGATCGTGGCGCCGGCCCCGACCGAAGAGGCGCAGAAGAAGGCCTACAAGGCCCTGGCCAAGGCGTTCGGCGAAAAGGTGTGA
- a CDS encoding peroxiredoxin, with translation MTIHVGDRIPEVTLKRIREGMETIDTHALFDGRRAVLFAVPGAFTPTCSARHLPGYVEHFADFRHRGIDVFCMAVNDPFVMKAWGESQHVPDGLQLLSDGNGEFTRALGLEMDASSSGMGLRSRRFALYVEDGVVRQTFIEAPGQFEVSSATYVLEHLPS, from the coding sequence ATGACCATCCACGTTGGCGACCGCATTCCCGAAGTCACCCTCAAGCGCATCCGCGAGGGCATGGAGACCATCGACACCCATGCCCTGTTCGACGGGCGCCGGGCGGTGCTGTTCGCCGTGCCCGGTGCGTTCACGCCCACCTGTTCGGCCCGCCACCTGCCCGGCTATGTGGAGCACTTCGCCGATTTCCGCCACCGCGGCATCGACGTGTTCTGCATGGCGGTCAACGACCCGTTCGTGATGAAGGCCTGGGGTGAGAGCCAGCACGTGCCCGACGGCCTGCAGCTGCTGTCCGACGGCAACGGCGAGTTCACCCGCGCGCTTGGCCTGGAGATGGATGCCAGCAGTTCCGGCATGGGCCTGCGGTCGCGCCGCTTCGCGCTCTACGTCGAGGACGGCGTGGTGCGCCAGACCTTCATCGAGGCCCCCGGCCAGTTCGAGGTCTCCTCGGCAACCTACGTGCTGGAGCACCTGCCCAGCTGA
- a CDS encoding ferritin-like domain-containing protein, with the protein MSKPAKQPSSAPAPHSARPDGISDTATLRARARKDIDDGAITPTYSADREAVIKLLNDALATEYVCVLRYYRHYFMAKGMLADAVKAEFLEHAQQEQAHAGKLAERIVQLGGEPDLNPDTLTARSHAEYKEGKDLRDMVRENLIAERIAIDSYREMINFVGDKDTTTKRILEEILAQEEEHADEFADLLDGWIGE; encoded by the coding sequence ATGTCAAAGCCAGCCAAGCAACCCAGCTCCGCCCCCGCCCCCCACAGCGCGCGTCCTGATGGCATCAGCGACACCGCCACCCTGCGTGCCCGCGCGCGCAAGGACATCGACGATGGCGCGATCACGCCGACCTACAGCGCCGACCGCGAGGCGGTGATCAAACTGCTCAACGATGCACTGGCCACCGAGTATGTGTGCGTGCTGCGCTACTACCGCCACTACTTCATGGCCAAGGGCATGCTCGCCGATGCGGTCAAGGCCGAATTCCTGGAGCACGCCCAGCAGGAGCAGGCGCACGCCGGCAAGCTGGCCGAGCGCATCGTGCAGCTGGGCGGCGAACCGGACCTCAACCCGGACACCCTGACCGCGCGGTCGCATGCCGAGTACAAGGAAGGCAAGGACCTGCGCGACATGGTCCGTGAGAACCTGATCGCCGAGCGCATCGCCATCGACAGCTACCGCGAAATGATCAACTTCGTGGGCGACAAGGACACCACCACCAAGCGCATCCTCGAAGAGATCCTGGCCCAGGAAGAGGAACACGCCGACGAGTTCGCCGACCTGCTGGACGGGTGGATCGGGGAGTAA